One Trichosurus vulpecula isolate mTriVul1 chromosome 7, mTriVul1.pri, whole genome shotgun sequence genomic region harbors:
- the KCNK16 gene encoding potassium channel subfamily K member 16, with product MSDRTRDMAGSGLFDCRGSWTLSLLLAYLCYLLLGASIFQLLEKQAEAQSRNQFQIEKLQFLENYTCLDQYALEQFVQVIMEAWEKGVNPTGNSTNPSNWDFSNSFFFAGMVVTTIGYGNLSPSTEAGQIFCIFYALFGIPLNVVFLNHLGTGLRSHLATMETWGHRPRHYQVVQTLGLALFLTVGTFLLLIFPPMVFSHVEGWSYGEGFYFAFITLSTIGFGDYVVGTDPDKHYISVYRSLAAVWIILGLAWLALMLPLGPMVLHQLMHLWPLSRDLSSKKEMTPEADGLPHSTKLPIAI from the exons ATGTCAGATCG GACCAGAGACATGGCTGGCTCAGGACTCTTCGACTGTCGGGGCAGCTGGACTCTGTCATTGCTGCTGGCCTATCTCTGCTACCTGCTGCTAGGTGCTTCTATCTTCCAGCTGCTGGAGAAGCAGGCAGAAGCTCAGTCGCGAAACCAATTCCAGATAGAGAAGCTCCAATTCCTAGAAAACTACACCTGTCTGGATCAGTATGCCCTGGAACAGTTTGTGCAG GTCATTATGGAAGCCTGGGAGAAAGGCGTGAACCCAACTGGCAACTCCACCAACCCCAGCAACTGGGACTTCAGCAACAGCTTTTTCTTTGCAGGGATGGTTGTCACCACCATAG GCTATGGAAACCTGTCCCCCAGCACAGAAGCAGGTCAGATTTTCTGCATCTTCTATGCTCTATTTGGGATCCCACTCAATGTGGTGTTCCTCAATCATCTGGGAACAGGACTAAGGTCTCACCTAGCCACAATGGAGACTTGGGGGCATCGACCAAGACACTACCAG GTGGTACAGACCCTGGGCCTTGCTCTGTTCCTGACTGTGGGGacctttctcctcctcatctttccCCCCATGGTCTTCAGCCACGTGGAGGGCTGGAGCTATGGTGAGGGCTTCTATTTTGCCTTCATCACGCTCAGCACTATTGGCTTTGGGGACTATGTTGTAG GCACGGACCCTGACAAGCACTACATCTCTGTGTACAGGAGTCTAGCTGCTGTCTGGATCATCCTGGGCCTGGCCTGGCTAGCCTTAATGCTACCCCTGGGCCCCATGGTCCTGCACCAACTCATGCACCTCTGGCCACTGAGCAGGGATCTAAGCTCTAAGAAGGAAATGACTCCTGAGGCTGATGGGCTTCCTCACAGCACCAAGCTTCCAATAGCCATATAA